The following proteins come from a genomic window of Rubinisphaera margarita:
- a CDS encoding transaldolase family protein → MASPLESLVQTGTKLWLDSVDPDLVRENRAVGATGATSNPIIVADLLKTGRFDEELEKHLDKEDDDSAIAWAMTDHLVKDAQAVFAEVNKQTNGNDGYVSFELDPLLEDTSCELSVEEKAQKYIELGKQWAEGHTNRMIKVPATPGGLAALEELAAAGITLNVTLIFSQRQYEEARDAIWRGAQRRKDPKTLKSVYSIFISRIDVYTEQHCSNLSDAAQGQVGIVNAKRIWQLNNDFWADKNLPLDQEMIFASTGTKKPEDPKDKYVAALAGADIQTNPPATNAAIQEMDGKTFTRQVDKLPSEEILNEIDEKVDFEHLEKTLMEEGLKKFADPQKALIKLIGEKRAALTT, encoded by the coding sequence ATGGCGTCTCCTCTTGAAAGCCTGGTTCAGACCGGCACCAAACTTTGGCTCGACAGTGTCGATCCGGATCTCGTCCGGGAAAACCGAGCCGTCGGTGCGACCGGCGCGACCTCGAATCCGATCATCGTCGCCGATCTGCTGAAGACCGGCCGCTTCGATGAAGAGCTCGAGAAACATCTCGACAAGGAAGACGACGACTCCGCCATCGCCTGGGCCATGACGGATCATCTTGTGAAAGATGCTCAGGCGGTCTTCGCCGAAGTCAACAAGCAGACCAACGGCAACGATGGTTACGTCAGCTTCGAGCTCGACCCGCTGCTCGAAGACACGTCGTGCGAACTGTCGGTCGAAGAGAAGGCTCAGAAGTACATCGAACTCGGCAAGCAATGGGCGGAAGGTCACACCAACCGCATGATCAAAGTCCCGGCTACTCCGGGCGGACTTGCGGCTTTGGAAGAACTGGCCGCGGCCGGCATCACCCTCAACGTCACGCTGATCTTCTCACAGCGTCAGTACGAAGAAGCTCGCGACGCAATCTGGCGCGGGGCTCAGCGACGCAAGGATCCCAAGACGTTGAAGTCGGTCTACAGCATCTTCATCAGCCGGATCGATGTCTACACCGAACAGCATTGTTCGAATCTGTCCGACGCCGCTCAGGGGCAGGTCGGGATCGTCAATGCCAAACGGATCTGGCAGCTCAACAACGACTTCTGGGCGGACAAGAATCTGCCGCTTGATCAGGAGATGATCTTCGCCAGTACCGGAACCAAGAAGCCGGAAGATCCGAAAGACAAGTACGTCGCCGCTCTGGCAGGAGCCGACATCCAGACGAATCCGCCGGCAACCAACGCCGCGATTCAGGAAATGGACGGCAAGACCTTCACCCGCCAGGTCGACAAGCTGCCTTCCGAAGAGATTCTCAACGAGATCGACGAGAAGGTCGATTTCGAGCATCTCGAAAAAACGCTGATGGAGGAAGGGCTCAAGAAGTTTGCCGACCCGCAGAAAGCGCTGATCAAACTGATCGGAGAAAAGCGAGCCGCTCTGACGACCTGA
- a CDS encoding helix-turn-helix domain-containing protein translates to MIWTTATPPRENPRERSDRLHAILRACRQQPVVLLMGEAGTGKTHLGQLLHEIENSPGCLLRVIEPERRARISHRSQLDRLRHTVWKSHLYSRASGTTLIENVDQLSACELHDVLGLVRGRLKSLPAIPSQPGLILTARLPLERSPQHQTFEELVTILRAHTHKLPSLRDQPRYIAPLVREFIKTEVDGSSRRITRIATEVIECLHQHDWPGNVRELKQVVAAAITQCSDGVFTPRHLPQQFRFRDGLSHSDLEQRNPFIPGGPTPNGDYAIRVAGRTETVPAPSSIVDGVASMERNMITSALEECQFNRTRAAQLLGISRVTLYNKMRRLGMPTTLASQND, encoded by the coding sequence ATGATCTGGACGACAGCGACGCCGCCGCGAGAAAACCCGCGCGAACGCAGCGATCGTTTGCATGCAATCTTAAGAGCCTGCAGACAGCAACCGGTTGTTCTCCTGATGGGAGAAGCCGGTACGGGCAAGACCCATCTGGGGCAGTTGCTGCACGAAATCGAAAACTCACCAGGCTGCCTGCTGCGCGTGATCGAGCCCGAGCGGAGAGCGCGGATTTCGCATCGATCGCAACTCGATCGGTTGCGGCACACCGTCTGGAAATCTCACCTCTACAGTCGAGCCTCGGGGACGACCCTTATCGAGAACGTCGATCAGCTGTCCGCCTGCGAACTGCACGACGTGCTGGGACTTGTGCGCGGTCGCTTGAAGAGCCTCCCGGCCATCCCGTCGCAGCCGGGTCTCATTCTTACTGCCCGGCTCCCTCTGGAACGGTCGCCGCAGCATCAGACGTTCGAGGAGCTCGTTACCATTCTGCGGGCGCATACTCACAAGCTTCCCTCTTTGCGGGACCAGCCTCGATACATCGCTCCGCTGGTTCGGGAGTTCATCAAGACGGAGGTTGATGGTTCGAGTCGCCGCATTACGCGAATTGCGACGGAAGTCATCGAGTGCCTTCATCAGCATGACTGGCCCGGCAATGTCCGCGAACTCAAGCAGGTCGTCGCCGCTGCGATCACTCAATGCTCAGATGGCGTCTTTACGCCTCGACATCTGCCGCAGCAGTTCCGTTTCCGAGATGGGCTCTCTCACTCAGACCTGGAGCAGCGGAATCCGTTCATTCCGGGAGGTCCGACACCAAACGGAGATTACGCCATTCGCGTTGCAGGTCGGACAGAGACGGTCCCGGCTCCGTCGAGCATTGTCGATGGGGTGGCGTCGATGGAACGCAACATGATCACTTCGGCGCTCGAAGAATGTCAGTTCAACCGGACCCGAGCCGCTCAGTTGCTCGGCATCAGTCGGGTCACGCTCTACAACAAAATGCGACGGCTCGGCATGCCGACGACATTGGCGTCCCAGAACGACTAA
- a CDS encoding MOSC domain-containing protein: MSDLSTVTLGRINLYPIKSLPGLHVSAARILPVGSLENDRRWALIDESGKIINAKRYGRLQQIRCEFAEDLSSVSMSDLIGDGTSDSFVIPDDLGRLGAWFSDLLGQYVRIAENPEGGFPDDSEAHGPTIISHETLLKLSEWFPQVTIESLRLRFRANLELDTPAPFWEDQLYGPPGEPREFQIGDIRLLGVNPCQRCVVPSRDPQTAEPYPQFQKLFAQRRRESLPTGIATEHFNHYYRLAVNTRLASGQTDGVLCEGDSVRMSKPF; this comes from the coding sequence ATGAGTGATTTGTCGACCGTGACGCTCGGGCGAATTAATCTTTACCCGATCAAGTCGCTCCCCGGACTTCACGTTTCGGCTGCCCGGATTTTGCCCGTCGGATCGCTGGAGAATGATCGCCGGTGGGCGCTCATCGACGAGAGCGGCAAGATCATCAACGCCAAGCGGTACGGACGCCTGCAGCAAATTCGCTGTGAGTTCGCCGAGGATCTGTCTTCGGTTTCAATGTCCGATCTGATCGGAGACGGAACCTCGGACTCGTTCGTGATTCCTGATGATCTCGGCCGACTCGGCGCCTGGTTCAGCGATCTCCTGGGACAGTACGTTCGCATCGCCGAGAATCCGGAGGGCGGTTTTCCGGATGATTCTGAAGCTCACGGGCCGACGATCATCAGTCATGAAACTCTACTTAAGTTGAGTGAATGGTTTCCGCAAGTGACCATCGAGAGTTTGCGCCTTCGCTTTCGTGCGAACTTGGAACTCGACACACCGGCTCCCTTCTGGGAAGACCAGTTGTATGGCCCCCCGGGCGAGCCGAGAGAGTTTCAGATTGGGGACATCCGTCTGCTGGGCGTCAATCCGTGCCAGCGATGCGTCGTCCCTTCCCGCGATCCGCAGACCGCGGAGCCTTATCCGCAGTTTCAGAAGCTCTTCGCTCAGCGCCGACGGGAATCGTTGCCGACAGGCATCGCGACTGAGCACTTCAATCACTACTACCGACTGGCCGTGAATACGCGGCTGGCGTCCGGCCAGACAGACGGTGTGCTTTGTGAAGGCGATTCCGTTCGCATGTCCAAGCCGTTCTGA
- a CDS encoding M3 family oligoendopeptidase, which translates to MAYAISWSLSSLGPEPGTENYSQWQSRIRELYGEFAAHVQGIIDSGEEISAATLAELVSQYGQCRQEYWQANSLTACYAAAQCDVDAYRQAESVMAAVLPAVEKADHQLDRFVRHIDGQKWATLIADPVLSDVRGFLERRRNEAAARLPDHLADFAAELNIDGLSAWSRLYDDLSSSVKITVMEKGELVQKAPGQVACDGPDRSERENHFYATDKAWQSIADSAAAALNHIVGSRLTVDKYAGRESYLTIPMQQNRVSQKAIDAMWSAITAATPELIRYLKTKQRMLDLPEICWFDLDCPLTKSAAQPEYQLACDVIHDAFHKFHKPLGQFGDVALNGRWIEAENRVGKRQGGFCIDFPKSGETRIFMTYRDTEDSLSTLAHELGHSYHAWVLRNHPVVMQMYPMSLAETASTFAETIVSAERFDSLTDRQQQLEALDRQITDAVGFLLNIHCRYIFENELYQRRPDGELTPEQLNDMMVNAQKKAFQNALAEGGYSPTFWISKLHFYISDEPFYNFPYTFGYLLSQRIFQEARQHSQGFPERYDQFLISTGGPSALTAAREAFGFDLESEEFWNEALQPIRERVERFCQLAGVAPHE; encoded by the coding sequence ATGGCATACGCGATCAGTTGGTCTTTGTCGTCTCTGGGGCCTGAACCGGGCACAGAAAACTATTCCCAATGGCAGTCCCGCATCCGCGAGCTGTACGGGGAGTTCGCCGCACACGTGCAGGGAATCATCGATTCCGGCGAGGAAATCTCCGCGGCGACACTCGCCGAACTGGTCTCTCAGTATGGGCAGTGCCGGCAGGAATACTGGCAGGCCAACTCGCTGACAGCCTGTTACGCGGCCGCTCAGTGCGATGTCGACGCCTACCGTCAGGCCGAGTCGGTGATGGCCGCCGTTCTGCCTGCGGTCGAAAAAGCCGATCATCAACTTGATCGGTTTGTCCGTCATATCGACGGTCAGAAATGGGCAACGTTGATTGCCGATCCAGTCCTCAGCGATGTGCGTGGCTTCCTCGAACGGCGTCGCAACGAAGCTGCGGCTCGACTTCCCGATCACCTGGCCGACTTCGCCGCCGAGCTGAATATCGACGGACTCAGCGCCTGGAGCCGGCTCTACGATGATCTTTCCTCATCGGTGAAGATCACCGTGATGGAGAAAGGCGAGCTCGTTCAGAAAGCTCCGGGACAGGTCGCCTGCGATGGGCCCGACCGTTCCGAACGCGAGAACCATTTCTATGCGACGGACAAAGCGTGGCAATCGATCGCTGATTCGGCGGCTGCGGCTCTCAATCACATCGTCGGATCGCGATTGACCGTCGACAAGTACGCCGGACGCGAAAGCTACCTGACCATCCCTATGCAGCAGAACCGAGTGTCGCAGAAGGCGATTGACGCGATGTGGTCGGCCATTACCGCGGCGACTCCCGAGCTGATTCGCTATTTGAAGACCAAGCAGCGGATGCTGGATCTGCCGGAGATCTGCTGGTTCGATCTCGACTGTCCGCTGACCAAATCGGCTGCGCAGCCGGAGTATCAGCTGGCCTGCGACGTCATTCACGATGCATTTCACAAATTCCACAAACCACTCGGGCAATTTGGCGATGTCGCTCTGAATGGTCGCTGGATTGAAGCCGAGAACCGGGTGGGCAAACGTCAGGGGGGCTTCTGCATCGATTTCCCGAAGTCGGGAGAGACCCGGATCTTCATGACCTACCGCGATACCGAAGACAGCCTGTCGACTCTGGCCCATGAACTGGGCCATTCCTATCATGCGTGGGTTCTGCGAAATCATCCGGTCGTGATGCAAATGTATCCAATGTCGCTGGCGGAAACGGCGTCCACATTCGCCGAAACGATTGTCTCCGCTGAGCGGTTCGACTCGTTGACCGATCGGCAACAGCAACTCGAAGCCCTCGATCGCCAGATCACCGATGCGGTCGGATTCCTGCTCAATATCCATTGTCGGTACATCTTCGAAAACGAACTGTATCAGCGACGGCCGGATGGAGAACTGACCCCCGAACAGCTCAACGACATGATGGTCAATGCGCAGAAGAAGGCGTTCCAGAACGCTCTGGCCGAAGGGGGTTACAGCCCGACCTTCTGGATCTCGAAGCTGCACTTCTACATCAGCGACGAGCCGTTCTACAACTTCCCATACACGTTCGGGTATCTGTTGTCACAACGGATCTTCCAGGAAGCCCGACAGCATTCCCAGGGATTCCCTGAACGTTACGATCAATTCCTGATCTCCACCGGAGGGCCGTCGGCTCTGACCGCGGCTCGCGAGGCGTTTGGTTTCGATCTGGAATCGGAAGAGTTCTGGAACGAAGCTCTGCAGCCAATCCGGGAGCGGGTCGAACGCTTCTGTCAACTGGCGGGTGTCGCTCCTCATGAGTGA
- the pyrF gene encoding orotidine-5'-phosphate decarboxylase codes for MSGFAERLHQAISRKGTPALVGLDPRFDQLPEEIVERAREAGGDEFTTTALAFEEFCKRIIDVVAPLVPAVKPQSAFFEQAGPAGVLALQRVNLHARRQGLIVICDAKRGDIGSTAEAYADAYLAGDDASRAPFAADALTVNPYLGHDTLQPFIKACHERGAGIYVLVRTSNPGAASFQDHEQQDQTLYQKVAEIVEQESAAECESGSSSYGCVGAVVGATYPDELKQLRQAMPHVPLLIPGYGAQGGGAGDVASAFDADGLGAIINSSRGINFAYRREPYASQFPTRDWEQAVEQATLDMIQDIAQNTPAGSLRSE; via the coding sequence ATGAGCGGTTTTGCGGAACGACTTCATCAGGCGATTTCCCGAAAAGGAACCCCGGCTCTCGTCGGGCTCGACCCACGTTTCGACCAGTTGCCCGAGGAGATCGTCGAACGGGCCCGGGAAGCGGGCGGCGACGAATTCACGACCACCGCCCTTGCGTTTGAAGAATTCTGCAAGCGGATTATCGATGTCGTCGCGCCTCTCGTGCCGGCCGTCAAACCCCAGTCGGCCTTCTTCGAGCAAGCCGGACCGGCCGGCGTTCTGGCATTGCAGAGAGTTAATCTCCATGCCCGCCGCCAGGGACTGATTGTCATCTGCGACGCCAAACGGGGCGATATCGGATCGACAGCCGAAGCTTACGCCGACGCTTATCTGGCCGGCGACGACGCCAGTCGGGCTCCCTTCGCCGCCGATGCGCTCACGGTGAATCCGTACCTCGGGCACGATACGCTGCAGCCGTTTATCAAAGCCTGTCATGAACGGGGAGCCGGAATTTACGTACTCGTGCGAACCAGCAACCCGGGGGCAGCGTCCTTCCAGGATCACGAACAGCAGGATCAGACGCTGTATCAGAAAGTGGCCGAGATCGTGGAGCAGGAATCAGCGGCGGAATGCGAAAGTGGTTCCTCTTCCTACGGTTGCGTCGGTGCCGTCGTCGGAGCGACGTATCCTGACGAGCTGAAACAACTTCGCCAGGCCATGCCACATGTTCCTCTGTTGATTCCCGGTTACGGAGCCCAGGGGGGCGGAGCCGGGGACGTGGCGAGCGCTTTTGATGCGGACGGACTCGGCGCGATCATCAACAGTTCCCGAGGTATCAATTTTGCCTATCGTCGCGAACCTTACGCCTCGCAGTTCCCGACTCGTGACTGGGAACAGGCCGTGGAACAGGCGACTCTCGACATGATTCAGGACATTGCTCAGAATACCCCCGCAGGGTCCCTGCGTTCTGAATGA
- a CDS encoding PAS domain-containing hybrid sensor histidine kinase/response regulator, protein MHRFSSDPAESSSPVSCQIETERNRYFRDNLNAVAIALAILFGLTTLCQVTLFENAFPPLMKCSGILNIFIFSGAGYLLTRYTLPSRFAHIVALSMMAPVLWNLLLRHYFIPSPVSVALMCLMTMASGVMYLSRRWFFAGVGLSVCVTSIFVYFTSSSIEFENHVLLQFIAAIVSLFLNIFYAKIINRVTELRFSEQARTLELNEAIRCSRESEEKFRSLAQTIPYGIFQTDVQGVVSFSNETWNEIWESCGLEDRNLPWYQLIGEQAREDVRRQWRETVRTQREFLGTYLVGESNGIQRWIDFNLRPMTVRNQLSYVGAVKDISEKKRQHEALRAAAEELRHRKETQERIAAHLARVNTELREANRKAEQSVRLKNEFVANMTHEIRTPMTAILGFTDIVIESTDDPQTMYCLETIKRNGEHLLQMINDILDVSKFEAGKLDIEQIRCQPEEIVQDVIDVMSLRAYEKRIDLICHLDASVPDQMLSDPFRIRQILLNLVSNALKFTEAGSVRVEVSATPHGDRPDAMRFNVAVTDTGIGMTVEQQSRLFKPFTQADSSMSRRYGGTGLGLAISQRLAGKLDGKISVESEPGAGSRFNVEITVQVLRPSSRQNEVRLAPRIHETAVPEELMQRRRHTLPHAAACSEHCRKILVAEDCEDNRRLIQFVLSKENMDVFVVSTGQEAVEAVTEAENSDAPFDAIIMDMQMPVMDGYMATRVLREAGNNLPIIALTAHCQPEERDRCLDAGCSYFATKPLNRGEISRLLHRIPKRDGSENQLPPLEDALSS, encoded by the coding sequence ATGCACCGATTTTCCAGCGACCCCGCTGAGAGTAGTTCGCCTGTTTCCTGTCAGATCGAAACAGAGCGCAATCGCTACTTCCGGGATAACCTGAATGCCGTTGCCATTGCGCTGGCGATCCTGTTCGGCCTAACCACGTTATGCCAGGTGACGCTGTTTGAGAATGCATTTCCCCCGCTGATGAAGTGCAGTGGAATTCTCAATATCTTCATCTTCAGTGGCGCTGGCTATCTTCTGACACGGTACACGCTGCCCTCCCGTTTCGCCCACATCGTGGCGTTGTCGATGATGGCTCCCGTGCTCTGGAATCTGCTGCTCCGTCACTACTTCATTCCGTCACCGGTTTCCGTGGCTCTGATGTGCCTGATGACGATGGCCAGCGGAGTCATGTACCTGTCGCGCCGGTGGTTCTTTGCCGGCGTCGGGTTATCGGTTTGTGTCACGAGTATTTTCGTCTACTTCACGTCGTCGTCGATTGAATTCGAGAACCATGTGCTGCTGCAGTTCATCGCGGCCATCGTTTCTCTGTTCCTGAACATCTTTTACGCCAAGATCATCAACCGGGTGACGGAACTTCGCTTCAGCGAGCAGGCCCGGACACTCGAACTCAATGAAGCGATTCGTTGCAGTCGTGAATCGGAAGAGAAATTCCGCAGTCTGGCACAAACGATTCCTTACGGGATCTTCCAGACCGACGTGCAGGGCGTGGTTTCATTCTCCAACGAAACCTGGAACGAAATCTGGGAATCGTGTGGACTCGAAGACAGGAACCTACCCTGGTATCAGTTGATTGGCGAACAGGCCCGCGAAGATGTTCGCAGACAGTGGCGGGAAACGGTCCGGACGCAGCGAGAATTTCTCGGCACCTATCTCGTCGGCGAGTCGAACGGGATACAGCGCTGGATCGATTTCAACCTGCGTCCCATGACAGTCCGCAACCAGCTGAGTTATGTCGGAGCGGTCAAGGATATCTCCGAGAAGAAACGCCAGCACGAAGCCTTACGAGCCGCCGCGGAAGAGTTGCGGCATCGAAAAGAAACACAGGAACGAATTGCAGCTCACCTGGCCCGCGTGAATACCGAGCTTCGCGAAGCCAACCGGAAAGCTGAGCAGTCCGTCCGTCTGAAGAACGAGTTCGTCGCGAACATGACGCACGAAATTCGCACACCAATGACCGCGATCCTCGGTTTCACTGATATTGTGATCGAGTCGACGGACGATCCGCAGACGATGTACTGCCTGGAGACCATCAAGCGGAATGGCGAGCATCTGCTGCAGATGATCAACGACATTCTGGACGTTTCCAAGTTTGAAGCCGGCAAGCTCGATATCGAACAGATCCGTTGCCAGCCCGAGGAAATCGTGCAGGACGTGATCGATGTGATGTCGCTACGGGCCTATGAGAAGCGGATCGACCTCATCTGTCATCTCGATGCCTCCGTCCCGGACCAGATGCTCTCCGATCCGTTCCGGATTCGTCAGATCCTGCTCAATCTGGTCAGCAATGCATTGAAGTTCACAGAAGCGGGATCGGTGCGGGTCGAAGTCTCGGCAACTCCCCATGGAGATCGGCCGGACGCCATGCGATTCAATGTCGCGGTGACGGACACCGGAATCGGAATGACCGTCGAGCAGCAGTCGAGACTGTTCAAACCTTTCACTCAGGCTGACAGTTCCATGTCCCGTCGCTACGGCGGCACTGGGCTTGGGCTGGCGATCAGTCAGCGCCTGGCCGGAAAACTTGACGGAAAAATCTCCGTCGAAAGCGAGCCGGGAGCCGGCAGTCGATTCAATGTCGAAATCACCGTTCAGGTGCTGCGTCCGAGCAGCCGCCAGAATGAAGTCCGACTGGCACCGCGGATTCATGAAACGGCCGTGCCCGAGGAATTGATGCAACGAAGACGACACACCTTGCCGCACGCCGCGGCCTGCAGTGAACACTGCCGCAAAATCCTCGTGGCGGAAGACTGCGAAGACAATCGCCGGCTGATTCAGTTCGTACTCAGCAAGGAGAACATGGATGTGTTCGTGGTTTCGACCGGTCAGGAAGCCGTCGAAGCCGTTACGGAAGCCGAGAATTCCGACGCTCCCTTTGACGCCATCATCATGGACATGCAGATGCCGGTGATGGATGGCTACATGGCCACCCGTGTCCTCCGCGAAGCCGGTAATAACCTGCCCATCATTGCGTTGACCGCTCACTGTCAGCCGGAAGAGAGGGATCGTTGCCTGGATGCAGGTTGCTCCTACTTCGCGACAAAGCCGCTCAATCGCGGGGAAATCAGTCGGCTGTTGCATCGCATTCCTAAACGCGATGGTAGCGAAAATCAGCTCCCTCCGTTGGAAGATGCCCTTTCCAGCTGA
- a CDS encoding GspE/PulE family protein — protein MNSLRSALVILLFAVGTVGVAQAQPETPEDAAPATAPAPTTATGAPRAANDYPPNPFIFYRGNVVLDNNRILVGDATVSAPRKGYYFSLGKLVPIFAIFFLWCWSTRWAQTDSQSLKVRPQFWMTNILLGGLFGFLLVVTMPSFLLGFVLLLAGYGGTIGTYVYERNQKVPDSAKVMTPRHIRNVVIRTLAKYGINIGSGTVKEQAVGPPIVFLGKSKEGGRSKTVESSRGYMSAKELVYDAILRRATDIHLEPKEDEMAVRLRIDGVMYPTEPFDPAVGQNVVNIIKVLSAMDITEKRKPQDGSFRAEMDFREIDFRVATQGTRFGEKMVMRILDQSNSVSSLAQLGMRKQVQDGLRSVINQPHGLFLTCGPTGAGKSTTLYAALGEIDSYQRNIITIEDPIEYKMEKVTQIEINNKAGQTFAGSLRSVLRQDPDVVMIGEIRDAETALIACQAANTGHMVFSTVHANETFSALYRMMDLGVEPFMLSSSLSAILGQRLARRLCNDCKVPYKPKPEFLKKANLPASKIENFYKPPTNPEGQCPTCGGLGYKGRIGVYELLELSERMRDMIRDSAAITQIKAEARKNGMLYMREEGLRLVVKGVTSVDEMLRVVK, from the coding sequence ATGAATTCACTCCGTTCTGCACTGGTGATCCTCCTGTTCGCGGTCGGGACGGTCGGTGTTGCTCAGGCACAGCCCGAAACTCCGGAGGACGCCGCTCCAGCAACCGCCCCGGCCCCCACGACGGCGACCGGGGCTCCGCGTGCCGCCAATGATTACCCGCCGAATCCGTTTATCTTCTATCGCGGAAACGTGGTTCTCGATAACAACCGGATTCTCGTGGGCGATGCCACGGTGTCCGCGCCACGGAAAGGCTACTACTTCAGCCTCGGCAAGCTCGTCCCGATCTTCGCGATTTTCTTCCTCTGGTGCTGGTCGACCCGATGGGCTCAGACGGACAGCCAGAGCCTCAAGGTGCGTCCTCAGTTCTGGATGACCAATATCCTGCTCGGGGGACTGTTCGGCTTCCTGCTTGTGGTCACGATGCCGAGCTTTCTGCTTGGTTTTGTGCTGCTCCTTGCCGGTTACGGCGGAACGATTGGCACCTATGTCTACGAACGCAATCAGAAGGTGCCCGATTCCGCCAAGGTGATGACGCCCCGACATATCCGGAACGTCGTAATTCGCACGCTGGCGAAATACGGCATAAACATCGGCTCGGGCACCGTCAAGGAACAGGCCGTCGGGCCCCCCATCGTCTTTCTCGGCAAGAGCAAGGAAGGGGGCCGGTCGAAGACGGTCGAAAGTTCCCGCGGGTACATGTCGGCCAAGGAGCTCGTTTACGACGCCATTCTCCGTCGTGCGACCGATATCCACCTGGAACCCAAAGAAGACGAGATGGCGGTTCGACTTCGCATCGACGGGGTGATGTACCCGACCGAGCCGTTCGACCCAGCTGTCGGTCAGAACGTGGTCAACATCATCAAAGTCCTCTCAGCGATGGATATCACGGAGAAACGGAAACCGCAGGACGGCAGTTTTCGGGCCGAGATGGATTTCCGCGAGATCGACTTCCGTGTCGCCACGCAGGGGACTCGCTTCGGCGAAAAGATGGTCATGCGTATTCTCGACCAGTCGAACTCAGTCAGCAGTCTGGCTCAGCTGGGAATGCGGAAACAGGTTCAGGATGGCCTCAGAAGCGTTATCAACCAGCCACACGGACTATTCCTGACCTGCGGTCCAACCGGGGCCGGTAAATCGACGACGCTCTATGCGGCACTGGGCGAGATCGATTCGTATCAGCGAAACATCATCACGATCGAAGACCCGATCGAGTACAAGATGGAGAAAGTGACGCAGATCGAGATCAACAACAAAGCCGGGCAGACCTTCGCCGGTTCGCTCCGCAGCGTTCTGCGACAGGACCCGGACGTCGTGATGATCGGCGAAATCCGGGATGCGGAAACCGCGTTGATTGCCTGCCAGGCGGCGAACACCGGTCACATGGTATTCTCGACCGTGCACGCCAACGAAACATTCTCGGCTCTCTACCGGATGATGGATCTGGGCGTGGAGCCTTTCATGTTATCCAGTTCGCTTTCGGCCATTCTGGGCCAGCGACTGGCTCGTCGCCTCTGCAACGACTGCAAGGTCCCCTACAAGCCGAAGCCGGAGTTCCTGAAGAAGGCCAATCTTCCGGCCAGCAAAATCGAGAACTTCTACAAGCCGCCGACCAACCCGGAGGGCCAGTGCCCGACATGCGGGGGCCTTGGCTATAAAGGCCGAATCGGGGTCTACGAGCTGCTCGAACTGAGCGAACGCATGCGGGACATGATCCGCGACAGTGCCGCGATCACGCAGATCAAAGCCGAAGCTCGGAAGAACGGTATGCTGTATATGCGGGAAGAAGGACTCCGACTGGTTGTCAAAGGTGTGACGTCGGTCGACGAAATGCTCCGCGTGGTGAAGTAG
- a CDS encoding CvpA family protein — MIDLFLIAVIAVTAWCVASEGAWGAALTFLSVLFAGIIAMNYFEPLAEAMSGSLGLGPSWQNRWDFLSLMLLFIGFTFVFRLGSEQILPVAVEVHPLAFDGVRWFAGVMTGYLTAAFILTTLHTAPVPLNYVGFEPERDNLLGMAAPDRQWLGFVQYMTEKPLTRPGNHIFDGAVVRLSNGQEKVIPTFAIRYATRRGQTTGGTTQPTAPPAPAVAPSSGNRMPF, encoded by the coding sequence ATGATAGATCTGTTCCTCATCGCAGTGATTGCCGTGACGGCCTGGTGTGTGGCCTCCGAAGGCGCCTGGGGAGCCGCGTTGACATTCCTCAGCGTGCTCTTCGCCGGCATCATCGCCATGAACTACTTCGAGCCACTCGCCGAAGCGATGTCGGGAAGTCTCGGCCTGGGACCCTCCTGGCAGAATCGCTGGGATTTCCTTTCGCTGATGCTCCTGTTCATTGGATTTACCTTCGTGTTTCGGCTCGGCTCCGAGCAGATTCTCCCGGTCGCGGTCGAGGTCCATCCTCTCGCGTTCGACGGCGTCCGCTGGTTCGCCGGCGTGATGACCGGATATCTCACCGCCGCATTCATTCTGACAACGCTGCATACGGCCCCGGTCCCACTGAACTATGTGGGCTTCGAGCCGGAACGGGACAACCTTCTGGGCATGGCGGCTCCCGATCGACAATGGCTCGGCTTCGTTCAATATATGACCGAGAAGCCGTTGACCCGACCGGGAAATCACATCTTCGACGGAGCCGTCGTCCGTTTGTCCAATGGCCAGGAAAAGGTCATCCCGACCTTCGCCATTCGCTACGCCACGCGGCGTGGTCAAACCACCGGAGGCACGACTCAGCCGACCGCTCCTCCCGCACCAGCCGTCGCTCCCTCAAGCGGCAACCGCATGCCGTTCTAG